TTAATTGTACCAAAGCCCCCTTTGATGATCTTCACGTTAGAAAAGCGGTGGCCTATGCCATTGATACCGAAGGAATTGTGAAAAATATATTACAAGGCATCGGCGAGGCAGCCCGGGGACGTCCCTATGCTCCGGTGATGATGTATAGCAGCCCGGATTTACCGCTTTACAGCCAGGATTTAGAGCAAGCTAAAAAACTACTGGCCGAGGCGGGTTGGCAAGATAGCAACAACGATGGGGTAGTGGAAAAAGACGGGCAACCATTAACCATTGATTTGGTTCTTACACCATCCTGGGGTTCCCGGCAGCAAAAAATAGCGGAAGCCTGCCAGGCTCAACTGGCCCAAGCCGGTTTTAATGCCAGGGTTAACCAGCTGGAAGGCGCAGCGGCGGAGCAGGCGGAGAGGGAAGGTAATTTTGACATCATCATGCGCACCGGATTTTTTGTGTGGGGTCCCTATCCGCACCATGTTAAAATTCATCACTCTAAAAATTATAAAAGCCACTACAGCAACCCGGAATACGATGCACTGGTGAATAAAGGGGAAAGTGAAATTGATGAGCAAGTGAAGCAACAGACCTATACAGCCATTCAAAAGATGATTCTGGAGGAACTGCCCGCTTTTTATTTGGTGCATGAACAAAAAATTATCGCCACCAGAAACACTGTACAGGGTTACCGGATCACGGCGGAAGATCCCTGGCTTAATTTGCAGGGCATTGAAATAGTTCAAAAGTGATGCTGTGCGGTGGCCCGTTGTGGTAAAGCCGGTGGTTGCAACGCCAATACCAAACTAGCCAACTACCCGGGGTATCCCGGATGGTTGGCTAGTTCTTTAAACAATTTAAACAACTTAAAATAAAAAACCACAAAAGCATAGCCCCGTTTCTGCGGACTAAATGCCGTCATGGCTTAAAGATGCTTTTCTACATACTCTTTCATTTCCAGGACGGTTTTGAATTTTAGGGAGTTGGCTATTGCTTTAGCGGTTCCGGTGGCGATATTGTCCCGGTCTTTATGATAACCAAATTTGCATGTTCTCCACGTACCGTCTCGACCCAAACCGCAGTAAATAGTCGAACTCTTTTCAGGCTTCATATTAAAATGGGCAAGAAGTCTTTTTATATCACCGTGTGAAAACCTTATTGGCATTAAAAACCAATCGCTTTCTTAATTTTCTCCCTGTCACCGTTACATCTGAGGAGCTTTAATAAATATACTTGTTTCAATTCCGGTTCCACTTTAGAAAACAAATCCAACTTTTCAAGGTAAATAACCAGGAATTCAATTACGCTATTGACTAAATCCTCGACTGCTTCCGCAACAGTTTCAGCTTCGCCGTAAAGATCGATTTCATTTAATGAAACGGTATGGACACCTAGTTCACCATCGTAATCAACGATAGGATTGAAAGATAATTTGTCTAAAAGCTTGCTCAAATAAGAGGTTCTGATATGGGATACCTCTTCGTTTTCACTGATTGCGTTGTAGGTGATTACTTCAATTCCCTTTAACGCGATATTGTTAAGCTCGGAATAATATCTTTTCGTGTCTCTGATATTGTACCTTGGTATGGCAACAGGCATCATTTTAAGGTCCTCCTTTCGGAATTCCATCTCATTCCCTCGCTTTCATTATAATACAGGTGACTACCGTGGTCAATGTAACCAGCATGATCACCACAATCTTAAATAGTATATGCAATAAAATTAAGAATAATCATCATTAATGAACGGGGAAATTTTGCAATAACCAAGTTCACCCTTCCGTTCCAGGCGGTATAACCGGACTGACATTTAGTTTTATGAAATCATTGTTAAATGAGCAGACGGCCTGTTTTTAATCTGTTCTTTTTTACTCGCCGGCCCTGGCCAGATCCCGGCGCATAGCAGCTTCATAAGGTTTGCTCGTTAAAAAATCACCCACAAACAATAGTCCCATGCGGTTATTTTCCGCTTCTATTTTTTTAGCCATATTCTTCACCGTACCACGTATCACCCGCTGCCGCTGGGAATCACCCGCCCAGTACACAATGGCGCAAGGGGTGTCTTGAGTGTAAAGACCCGCCAGCTTGAAAAACAGCGCTACCGGATCTTTAAAAACCATGTAGATCACCATGTTGCCGTGAATATCCTTTTGCCCCGGCCAGGCCAGTGGAAAATCCTTTAATTTAATGGCGGAGGTCTGTAGCACAAAGCTGTTGCCGTAGGAGGGAATAATACTTTTACCCAATGCTGCCAAAGCTGCCGCTTCACATCCCATGCCCGGTATAATTTCCAGCTCGCGTTCATCAAATTGTTCCACATACCAGTGACTAGGAGCAAAAAAACAAGGGTTGCCGGAATCCAGCAGAGCCACGTTTTGACCTTGTTCCAGCAGAGCTCTAATTTTACCCACTCGCTCATCCCTGGCTTTAAACCGATTGTTTTGAAACTCCCGGGCTAGTTTGGGCTCTAAATCCATACAGGGCACACCGTTATGCTCCCAAAATCCTTCCCAGGGGTCAAAAAGTACGGGTTTATCCTGAATATAATCCGCAAATAAATCTGCCTTTTCCAGGGGGGCCACAATGGCGTCAGCCTGCCTGATTGCTTCCAGTGCTTGCAAAGTGGCAGTTTGAGGTCCGGCGGGTCCAATGCCCACCACATAAAATTTACCCCGGTGATTACGATCATGCTGCATATTAATACCCCTTTCTATGTTCATAGCCGGTTTTTTAATCCTCGGCTGCGGTGCTTAAACCGCATTAGTTTTTATGGCTGTAAATAAATAAGCGTATGGCCCGTCTTGAATAAGTACCTGCTCCAAACCTGCCTGGCGGGCCATGTGTCGCATTTCCGGTTCCGCCGGCAGCATATCGTTACCTACCACACCGCCCAAGCTTCGATGAAATTCATTTAGTTCTTCCCGGGGCGCCGGGTTGCAAATAATTAGCCGGGCACCGGTTTTAAGCACCCGGGCCATCTCTTGCATGGCCTTTGGTTGATGGGTAAAATGGGGGAAGGCGGAATTGCAGATGATTTCATCAAAATTGTTGTCCCCGAAGGGCAACTGCATCACGTCCGCCACCAAGAAATTAACCCCGGTAGCCTTAAATTTACTCTGCGCCCGGGCAATCATTTTCTCGGCAAAATCAATGGCGGTTAATTCTCCCTCTTTGCCAATGATATTTAGCAACCGGGGAATTAAAATACCGGTCCCAGTGGCCACATCCAATACCCGGCTGCCTTTGACTATGTTTAAACCGGTAATTAAATCAAATAACAGTTGGCATTTTTTGTCCTCCAGCACAGTGCTGTCCCACTTTGCCGCCATGCTATCAAACCATTCCCTGTGCTTCATCATTTTATTTGACCCCTCCTTAAGCAATTTAAACAACGCAAAATAAAAAGCCATAAAAGCATAGACCCGTTTCTACGGGCTAAATGCCTTCACGGCCTGATTAATTAAAAATTAGATATATGCAAAAGACTATCTTAATTGTACCATGGTTTTGGGGCTTGGGCAATTTGGTGGCGGCTTGCTTTACCGTATTCGGAATGTTCAGTAAAAACGCTTCCCTTACCATGCGCGAAATTATGGACAATATCCCCCAGTTGCCCAATTTTTAATGGCTCTATCGGTAAATGCGAGTCCACCGTCTTTCGTGATTATCAACCTGGCCAACGGTTTAAAGCTGTGGGAACATACCAGATAACAGTCTGGCTCACCCTTCCGTTCCAGGTGGTATAATCAAACTGACATTTAGTTTCATGAAATCATTGTCAAATGAGCAGACGGCCTCTGAACGGGTCCGGGCTATTGCAGCAAGATAGGCATCGGCAAAATCCACATTATTATCAGCCATGTCTTTTAGTGCCTGTATTAAAAGATCCGGGTCCTTACGTCAAGCTTAACTCCTTACTTTATGATTGTCAATTTTTTCCGTTTTAGATATTGACAGCATTTCCTCATATTAATAAGCCATGGCTGCGCTTTTGCGACGCAGCCATGGCTTATTGCTTCCTTATATTCAATATTACCTTCAGTTCAATTTCATGCCCTTGATTTTTTGCAGCAGGCTTTCCCCTTCCCTGATATGCTCGTTAAGATGGTCTATTTCATGCCGGGAACCGTTCGTCCTTTGCAACTCCTGCAGTTCAGTGCGGTGCGCGGCGATGGAACCCTCCACATCCTGATAAACCTCCATCGCCTTTTGAAAATCAATACCGTCTTTCATTTGTTCCTCAAAACGATGCTTAACACTGCCACAACTCAATTTTTTATCCCTCCCAACGGTTTTCATTATTTTGTCAAATTAATGCACTTATTATTCATGAATCTCCTTATTCCTTGTCCGTACTGTTTTCCTGGCTAAGAAACATCTCCGCGTACTCGGCGTACCGGCCGGCGAATACCGGCCTGGTAAAATACATGCCCTTGTCGCCCAGCATGACGGAAAGCGGCCTGGCCCGCTCGTAATCCATTTCTCCGGCTTCATTAAAGAAATCATCATCCACCTCCAGGTGGACCACCGTGCCGACAACCAGCGAGTAGTTCTTTCTGCTGATTTCCTCCACCAGGGTGCACTCCGCCCAGGCCAGACAACCTTCGATACCCGGCGGTTTGACATTCCGGGAGGGGCGGGCCCGCAGCCCGGCCCGTTCAAATTCATCCACCTCGGGAGGATAATTTCTGGAGCAAACCATTACCGCCTCTACCATGTCCGCAGTGGGCACGTTAATGACAAATTCTTTGGTCGCGCGAATGATGTTCAAGGTGTCGCGCTTAACCCACGAACCAAGCACGATATCGCTAAAGGGCCTCAGTATGGGAGTAATGTTCGACCAGGGCGCCGCATTTTTTACCCCGTCCCCGCTCAACGTCGATATCAGCACCACCGGCAAAGGCATAATGTGCTCTCTTTTACGCGGTGTCAGAATCATTTAATCCACTCCTTTTTTTTAGATATTAAAAAACATAAAAATTTCGGTTTCATTGAATGATGTTATTGAATGATATTATTGGGTCGGGCGGATACGTCCATATCCTCACACCTCCAACCGTTTATTTTTATCGTCAAGGAAAAAACGCAGCCGGATTCAAATGACCTTGGTCGCGCATACCTGACACAAGAATCCATTGATCACCGGAACGGCTTTTCTTTTCGCCACCATTTCGCCGCAGCCGGAGCATCTGACATAATCACACCCGTCAACTGCCCGGGGAGAGCGCAGGAACACCTTTGACTTGGTAAATAAACTCCCCTCGGGAGCGTTCAGCAGCCCCGACACGGCTTGATTAATCGCGCGGCGGTATTCTTCCACCTCGGCTGCGCCGGCCTGGCCGGCAATAATTTTCTCCTCAATATCGTTGACCGGCGTTTCCCCGGCGTGGTTTAAACCAACCAGGGGATTGACCAGGGCTATGCGCAGGGTCTCCCGGGGCTCTTCGGAGCACTTGTTAAACCGGCCCAAATAATAGACGTGCTTGCCCAAATCATAGGCGTAAAAACACTGGTTGCCCACGGTGCAGCCTGTCATATACTGCAGGGCGTCTATGGCGGAGGACATGTTTTCAGCCAGGATAAAGAACTCTCGGGCCTTATCCCTAGTCAATCCCAGCTCTCTTTGGGCTATCAATCCCACCCGGTAACCCACCACCAACTCGGGGCAAAGGTGGCCATGATATTGCACTATTTTGGTCAGCGCCAAAGGAGCAAATAAACTGCGAGCGTTATTCTTCAACTTGTCACTATTCTTCAACCGCTTTACAGCGCCGCCGGAACCACCGGCAGGCTGACAGCCGGCATCGTTCCCGGAAGGAACCGCCTCGTTGACCCGGTACCTTAATACCCACTTGCTCCGGCAAAAAACGGCGCCCTCCTGTTCACGCACCATCGTCAGGTTAAAAACCCCTCCATCGGTCGTTAAAACCAGATAGTTGGGATGTCCCCGGAGATTATTACCGACCAGGATCGGTTTCAGCACTTCATAGTGCCTGTTGCGCCACTTGAACCCCAAAGGAGTTTGCTGACGATTGTCGAATTGGACCGCTACTTCTTCCTGGATAATGGTAATGTGCTCGTTTTGGATTTGAGACATGATATTCCTGATATCCAAGGTCATTCCTCCCCGATTTGGATTAACCTATCTTAAACCATGGCGCGGTGTAACTAACTAAGAAAACGAAAGAAACCCTCATTCCCCGTTACAGGGGAATGAGGGCCTCCGTGGCCTTGTTAATGACATTGTTTTTCCTTTTTGCTCTTATCATCCAGCCAGTTTATCAATTACCCTGCCCACACCTTCGCACAACACATTGATATCCGCCGTATTCCCTGCAAGGCTGGCCTGATTGACGTCTGCGACTTCGTTATTGAACCCATGAGACAAGCACATTCCTCCATACTGTGTTCTATTTCACCGATGCGCAAAACACCCACCGGACCATGCCGGCTAAGACACTTTATTCCATGGTAATCTTGCCGAATTCGCCAAACTGGTCAGCAAGAACCGGATAAACATTTTTTCCCACAAACCGGTTGATAATCTCTCCTGATTTTTCTACGATGTCAATATCCTTAAACTGCTCCGGGTACAGCACCTCGCCAATATAATAAGCATCGCAAATTGATACCTCTATATTGGTATGATACCAATTGTAGGGTAACTGCGCATAAATTTCTCCGTTTTTAAACGCGCTCAAGGCCTGATAAATTTGAGGGTTTGTCGAGTAATCATCCCGCACCATAGTCAGTCCACTGTAATCTATGAATATACGATCAGGATTCCATTCCAACAGTTTTTCCTTGTCAATCATAACTGATCCGGTCTGTCCTGTTTCATCAATTACATTAACGGCATTAACCGCTTTAAACAACGCATAGTCTCCCCTGGTGCTTTCAATGCCGTGCACGCCCGCGGCTCCCAAGCCGCCGACATATGCGGTCGGTCTGTCACTGTCTGCAATGTCCTTTGTGCGATCATTCAAGTCATTTTTACACTGAGCAATATAATCCACAATTTCCCGGGACTTCTCTTCCTGCCCCATAACCTGTCCTATCAACAACAGCGAAGCATCAACATCGGGATCAAAGGTTGATTCCAGCCCATAGTTTAACACAACTACAGGAATCTGCGTCTTTTGCTGCAATTCGTCCGCCGTAGCAATATCGCCGGCGTAAGAAGTGGTGGTAAAAATCACATCCGGCGCTACCGCCACAATTTTCTCGGAATCGGGTGCATTGCGCGGACCGCCTGCTCCGATTACCGGCAAAGAAGTTAACTGTTTATTGGCCAAGATATAGGGGCGTCCGGTAACATCATCCACTTCCATCTGTTCAATACCCACAACCTTACTGACATCCCCGGCATAACAATAAAGCCGTAATGCACCGGGACCGATAGCTACTACCTTCTCAACCGCTCCCTTCAATTCAATCTTCCTGCCCAAGAGATCCGTTACTACCCGGTTTTCCGGTTCTGAAAGAGAATTTGATTTTTCATTGGTTTGAGTGCAGCCGGCACATACTGCCGCAATCAAGATAATACATGCCATTGCCAGTATAGTCAACTTTTTCACTTTATTCCCTCCTCGTTTTACTTTTATAAAAAACTGCCATCAAAGCATTCAAAGAATAATTGTTAGAAGAGGATTGCCGGTGGCTCCGGGCAGTATAATATATCTCCCGGCAGAGGTTAGGCAACTGCATGATCAATCAGCTGCCATCCTTGGCATGGATTTACAACGGTATAATCATGGGTTTGTCCTGGAACTGCCGCACGACAACGGGAACCGAATAAACACTCTCAATGTTGTCAGCGGTCATAGTTTCTCTTCCCCCCGCCGCAAAAATCCGGCAATCTTTCATCATTATAAATTTATCCGCCAAACGGGCGGCCAGGTTCAAATCGTGCATGGTGACCACCGCGGAAATTTGCTTTTCCTTTACCACCGACTTGATCATTCCGATTACTTCCAACTGGTTTTTCAGATCCAGATTGCTGGTGGGTTCATCCAACAAAAGGACATCCGGTTCCTGGGCCAGCGCCCGGGCAATGGCAACCTTTTGCAGTTCGCCTCCACTCAACTCATTCACATAACGCAAGGCAAATTCATGCAGATCCAGCATATCCATAACTTTATCTACAATCTCCAAATCCCTGCTTGTGATATCCCATTTAACATAAGGCTTCCTCCCCAACAGCACGGTATCAATAACCGTACTCCTACCGGCTTGGCTTTTTTGAGATACATATCCTATTTTTTTAGCCAATTCCGCCCGATTCAGTAAATTTACATTCAGTTTATCAACGAAAACAACACCGGCCTGCGGTTTTAGTATTCTGTTCAGACACTTGAGCAATGTCGATTTTCCCGCTCCGTTAACCCCCAATATAGCCATGCAGTTGCCTTTTTCCAACGTGAAGTTGATATTACTCAATACCTTATGGCTGAGATATTTAAAACTGAGGTCCTGTACGGACAGCATCATTTCTTTTCATACCCCCTCATCAGCAGATACAGAAACAAGGGCGCTCCCAGGAACGAAGTGATAGCGCCGACAGGGAGGATTACGGGGGATATAATGGTTCTGGCCAAAGTATCCGCTATCAACAGCAATACCGAACCTGCCAATGCCGAGATGGGAATTAGAAACCGGTGATCTTCGCCGATTATTCGTCTCATCATATGGGGTCCCAGCAAACCGATAAAACCGATTATTCCCAAAAAGGAGACCGTAACGGCAGTAATAGCCGAAGCAAGCAATGTACCAAAGAAACGGGTATATTCAACATTAACACCCAGGCCTTTGGCCGATTCCTCCCCCACAGCCAAGGCATTATAATCCCATCTCTTTATAATAAAGTAAATAAGAGACAGAAAAACCGCCGTAACCATTATAGCCACCTCCGGCCAGGAGGAGCGCCCCAGATCACCGAATGTCCAGAAAATAGAGGCGGCAATTTGCACATCATCGGCAAAATATTGAATAATTGTCGTTCCCGCCATAAAAAGGAAATTCAACGCCACCCCCGCCAAAACTATAGTCTCCGGCGCAAAACCCCTGAATCTTGCCAGGGCCAGAATCACCATGGTGGCCACCATAGCCCAGAAAAAAGCCGACACGGTAACCATGTACGGATTGCTGATAATAACCGCATCGCCGCTGGTGCTTTGAATGCTGCCGGCGCCCCATAAAATAATAGCTATGTTGGCTCCAAAAGCCGCGGCGTGGGATATCCCAAGTGTGGTGGGCTCCGCCAGCGGGTTGCGCAAATTATTCTGCATTACACAACCCGCAACCGATAATCCCGCTCCGGCAACAACGGCGGATACAACCCTGGGAAGGCGGATATTCCAAATCACTACAGACGAGTTGCCTTCTCCATGACCAAAAATTGTCAACAGTACCTGGAAGGGATCGATTTTTGATGAGCCGGCATTAATTGCGACTAAAGAAAGCAAAAAAACTGCCGCCAGCATCATTAACCCAATTAATTTTTTCTTTCTTGCAAGTTTATGATAGTTTGCAATACTCTGTTTTTTTTGTGGTATTTTCAGTTTATTTTCCAGGTCATACTTTTCAAAAACAGTTTTATGCATTTATCCGATCATCCACCCGCCACAGCATCATGCCGTGGCATATTTTTTGTTCTTGCCTGAAAATACCGTTTTCCGCCCGCTCCTTTACGTAGTCCTCAATTATCTGTTTTATCTCCGCCGTGATATCCAGATAACTCCAAAAAAATTGACCCAGGTTTTCCACCGCTTCTTCCACCGTAAACTCTTCCACCCGCCTGATCATCACAAAGCTTGTTTTAGGCCGGTAACCGGAAGCGTACAACAACCCGAACGGGTAAAGAATATCTCCCGCGGCAGGGCCGATATCTTCGTTAAACAACCGCCGCCAGAGATCCCGGTGGGCCTGCTCCCAGCGCGGGCCGGAATGCCCGCTGTAATAGCAATATTTTCGGGATACGTCCAGCATTTTTTGCAGTGTTTCCGGATCGTTCACTCCGGGGGTCATGGAAGCAAACACCAGGTCGAACCCACCCCGCAGCCATTCTTCATCCAGCGCCACCTCCTGCCAAGGACGATTGATCACCCCGACATTGCTTAATTTTTCCTCCGCAAGCCTTTTCTCCATCACCCGCACCATTTCCACGGCGGGCTCCAATGCAATTACCTCCGCGCCCGCGCGCGCCATGGGCACGGTAAAGTTGCCCGGCCCGGCGCCTATATCCAGCACCTTCACCCCGGGACCCAGCACATTCTCTTGACGCAACAGTTCGTGAACAGCTTTATGCCGTTGTTCACCCTTCGGACCCTGGGTGCGCCGGGCATACTTGACGGCCCGCCGATTCCAGCCTTCCAATTGTTCCCGTTCACTCCTGCAGCGGCGCTTGGCCGTGGGTGAATTCTCCTTGGCGTTCCGCCATTGACGCACCCAAAATTCACGATCACCGGCGGCATTGAACTGCATTCTATTTCCTCCTTTGATTTTGATTAAATTCATGCAAACGATAACTGTTCAAGAAAATCGTCTCCCGCCCAGCCGCGGGTCGGCTATTCTTTCCAGCTCGCGGCTGACAAAAGCCAGCGCCGTTACCATCAGCGTCAGAGCCAGCCACGGATACAGCAGCCACCATTTCCAGAAATCCGTAAAATAGATCCCTTTGAAACTGGTGGCGTGGTGAATAATCAAGCCCCAGCTTTTGGAAGTGGGATCCCCCAACCCCAAAAAGGAAAGCCCGGCTTCGGATACAATGGCCCGGCCCGTAAGCCTGATCATATTCACCGCCACCAACGGAAAAACTTCGGGCAGAAAATGCTTCCACATTAGGTACCAGGCGCCGGCCCCATATGTTTCCGCCGATTTGATATAGCTTTGTTCCTTTAGCGCCAGCACCTGGGAACGGGTGATTCTAGCCGGGAAAACCCAGGAAAACAAGGCCAGCACCACTATGATATGCAGCAAACTGGGTCCCCAAAAGGCAGCCAGCACAATTAACAGCGGAAAATCAGGCAAAACAATCATAATATCAATTAAGCGCATTAAAATCTTGTCGGGCCACTCGCCCCAATACCCCGCGACAATACCGACAAGCCCCCCGCCCAGGGCCGCCAAAAAGGCGGTACCCAAACCCACCAGCAGACTGACCCTGGCCCCGTAGCATATTTGGGCCCAAAGATCAACGCCCAACTCGTCGGTGCCCAGGAGATGCTCCCCCCCAGGCGGCAAAAGAGGAGCCCCCGTTGAAGTGTTGTGGGAATAAGCTGAAAGGTAAGGGGCAAATACAGCCAAAAACAAAATGGCCAAAATCACAGCGGTACTTAGTTTGCCGGGCCAGGAAAAATCCTTTAGCCATTTAGTCATTTTAACAAACCATGCAGGTATCTTCTTCAATGTTACCCTCCACGTGTTCCGCCGTAGTCGCTAATTCGCGGGTCGAGCATCCGGTAAACCAAATCGGAAAAAAAGTTAGCCAGCAAAACAAATATGCTTACCACCAGGAAAATTCCTTGCACTACCGGGTAATCGTGAATCCGGACCGCTTCTCTCATCAAATAACCCAACCCGGGATAAGCAAAAACGTTTTCCACCAATATAGCGCCGCCCACAAGAGAGCCAAGACTTAAAAATACTCGGGTGGCTATGGGAAGCAGAGAGTTGCGCAGCGCATGACGAAAGATAACGCGCCTCCGGGTCAATCCCTTGGCCCAGGCGGTACGCAGGTAATCTTTTTCCAGTACGGTGGTCATGCTGTTTCTGGCAAGCAAATACATACCGCCCAGCCGGGCGACGGTCAAGGCTATAACAGGCAGACAGGCATGGTGCAGAATATCCAGCAGCTTTTCCCACCGGTTATCGTACTCGGCAAAGTGCGTTAAAGCTCCCGACAAGGGAAACAGCCCCAACCCCGCGGCAAATACAAACAGCAGCACCAACCCCAGGAGAAAAGCCGGGATCTCCGATAACAGGATCAAACTGAAAAACAATACTTTATCCGGCCACCTCTCCCGGTACCAGGCGGACAGACTGCCCAGAACCACGCCAATGCAGGTGCTGAGCGCCAGCGCCGCCATGACCATAAGCAGAGTCCAGGGCAGCCGGCGCAGGATAATCACGCTTACCGGTTCCTTGTAATAAACGCTGTAGCCCAGATCACCCCCCCACAGTTCGCCTAAATAAATAAAGTATTGCTCACCGACAGGTTTGTCCAGCCCGTAATAGTGAAAATAGAACTCCCTTTGCTCTTCATTGAGGACGATTTCCTCCTGTTCCGGACTGTCCGAAGAAAGCACCAGAAAAGGGTCGCCGGGCATTATCCGGGGCAGGAAAAAATTCAGAGTAATTACAATCAAAATGGTAAACCCGTATTCCGCCAGCCTCATGCCGATTCTTTTCAGCCACCCCCGCCCCCTTCCAAGCATCTAATCTTCCACAAAATTTATGCGTTGGTCGTGGTGATAAGTTTGCTCGCTCCAGCCGTCATAAACGGCCGGCCGGTGCACCGCCAGCGTGTTTCTGTAATACAAGGTAATCTTAGGCACTTCTTCGGCCACCATCCGCTGCAGTTCAGCCATCAGTTCCAGGCGCTTGGCGGAGTCGGTTTCCTTCTCCTGGAGACTGTATAGCCTATCAAGCTCCGGGTTCTTGTAACCCATTGTCTCCCCGGTGCTGGAAGTCGCTCTGGCTTTGGCCAGGTTAGTCAATTCCTCAAGGCTTTCCCCACCGCCGCTGCCGTTGATGCAAAGCTCATAATCCCCGTTTTTAAAACGGTCGTCACGGGTCTTTTGATCCACAACCTGCACATTAACCTCCACACCCGCCAGGGCAAGCTGCTGTTTGATCAGCTCCGCCAGGCGGCTGCTTCCCTCGTCGGCCAGCAGGTCAAAGCTCAATTTCTCCCCGGCACTGTTTTCCCGCACCCCGCCGTCTGTTTTTGCTTGATAACCCAGTCCGTCCAAAAGTTCCACGGCCTTTTGACGGTCATAGGGATACTGGGGAACATCGGGGTTGTACAATTCATTGCCGGGATGCAGCACGCCGGGGTTTCCCGGCACCGCGGCGCCGCGCTCCACCTTATCCGCCAGATCCTGACGGTCAATAGCATATACCATGGCCTGACGCAAATCCTTCGCTAACAGCTCCGGGCG
This genomic interval from Desulfoscipio sp. XC116 contains the following:
- a CDS encoding ABC transporter permease; this translates as MKKIPAWFVKMTKWLKDFSWPGKLSTAVILAILFLAVFAPYLSAYSHNTSTGAPLLPPGGEHLLGTDELGVDLWAQICYGARVSLLVGLGTAFLAALGGGLVGIVAGYWGEWPDKILMRLIDIMIVLPDFPLLIVLAAFWGPSLLHIIVVLALFSWVFPARITRSQVLALKEQSYIKSAETYGAGAWYLMWKHFLPEVFPLVAVNMIRLTGRAIVSEAGLSFLGLGDPTSKSWGLIIHHATSFKGIYFTDFWKWWLLYPWLALTLMVTALAFVSRELERIADPRLGGRRFS
- a CDS encoding ABC transporter permease → MRLAEYGFTILIVITLNFFLPRIMPGDPFLVLSSDSPEQEEIVLNEEQREFYFHYYGLDKPVGEQYFIYLGELWGGDLGYSVYYKEPVSVIILRRLPWTLLMVMAALALSTCIGVVLGSLSAWYRERWPDKVLFFSLILLSEIPAFLLGLVLLFVFAAGLGLFPLSGALTHFAEYDNRWEKLLDILHHACLPVIALTVARLGGMYLLARNSMTTVLEKDYLRTAWAKGLTRRRVIFRHALRNSLLPIATRVFLSLGSLVGGAILVENVFAYPGLGYLMREAVRIHDYPVVQGIFLVVSIFVLLANFFSDLVYRMLDPRISDYGGTRGG